The nucleotide sequence aataaataaataaaacataatgCGGTAGGTAATGTACATCATAGTCCCATTAAGTGCTTTCCAAAATATATTATCCTTTGGTGTAGATTATTGTTGCATGTAAAGTAACTTGATTTCTGTATTATACTCATCAAATAAAGATTATATTTAGTCAATTAATACCGTGTAGAGTTtacttattctatttattttaaacAGGGTATCTAACAGTATGATGATTTTGAGAAATTAGTTATCAATGAGCTAACATAATTGTGACTGTCATCTTTATAAAAATTGAACAGTCCATACAattcattaaattatattatcagATTCAGTGTATTCTTGTTTAGTAAAATGGATTATACTAAACATTGCATTGAATCTTGATCGTAGTCCATGTTGTACGCTTTTGTGAGTTGTTTCTTGATGTTCTTTTTGTACCTCATCAATTTCCATATCAAatttattttgaattttatttaatgctaataaaaaaaaaacatgtgTATTATATCAAggtaataaaaatattacagtTTTATATTCAGTAAATTACCTTTAcctttcttcaaatccatatcaTCCATTTCTACATTACTAATTTTTGATAATTCTTGTCTGAAactttttgttatttttttccGAATATAATCAGCCTCTATTTCTTGCTTGGTCCGCGGTACTCTGAATCGAATGcaacaacaaaatgcaatcaGCACACTAAGCAAAATAGAAAGGATTATGCCAGCAAGTTGCCAAACACGAAATCCCGGTAATGCTTCATCTTCCAACCATTCTTCAACACCACCTTCAACACAATCTCCCGGTCGTATAGCTATTTCATTAGGTGAACATGGTGGAAAAGATGATGAAGTCAAAAGTGATTCAACAGTTGGCTCATCTATCTCCTTCATAATTTGACAACTGAAAATTCTTTGTTATTTCATTAAGCTTATACAAAATATTTCTTCTACATTTTAACCATATAATTCTGCAGTTTTATAATACCAATAATATTAATTGTAAATaactttgttttattttttatataatataaacaatatttctctgaaaagaatttaaacatcagaactaaataaaataacataactTTTTATAACTCAAACAAAAGGAACTAGTAATGCGTGTCACTTAAAATTGTGTACATTACACATTAAAATCACAATaggaaataaatataaatatcttaAAATGGAATTTTATGAATTCT is from Megalopta genalis isolate 19385.01 chromosome 12, iyMegGena1_principal, whole genome shotgun sequence and encodes:
- the LOC117228806 gene encoding uncharacterized protein LOC117228806 isoform X1; this translates as MKEIDEPTVESLLTSSSFPPCSPNEIAIRPGDCVEGGVEEWLEDEALPGFRVWQLAGIILSILLSVLIAFCCCIRFRVPRTKQEIEADYIRKKITKSFRQELSKISNVEMDDMDLKKGKALNKIQNKFDMEIDEVQKEHQETTHKSVQHGLRSRFNAMFSIIHFTKQEYTESDNII
- the LOC117228806 gene encoding uncharacterized protein LOC117228806 isoform X2, which translates into the protein MKEIDEPTVESLLTSSSFPPCSPNEIAIRPGDCVEGGVEEWLEDEALPGFRVWQLAGIILSILLSVLIAFCCCIRFRVPRTKQEIEADYIRKKITKSFRQELSKISNVEMDDMDLKKALNKIQNKFDMEIDEVQKEHQETTHKSVQHGLRSRFNAMFSIIHFTKQEYTESDNII